The Halosimplex litoreum genome has a window encoding:
- the lysX gene encoding lysine biosynthesis protein LysX has protein sequence MKVGILYSRIRRDEKLLLNELRERDHEVVKVDVRKQRFGLSEPPEDMRGVDVLVDRCLATSRSLYATEFADAYDIPVVNSAHTAEVCANKVKNSLALEKAGVPTPATDVAFTKDAALESIEDFGYPCVLKPVIGSWGRLMAKIDSRSAAEAILEHKETLGHYEHKVFYIQEFVDKPGRDIRIVAVDGEPVAGMVRSSDHWLTNAAKGAETAEIEITPEMEELVTKASDAVGGGLLGIDLMETGVSEDGDPSGYTVHEVNHTVEFKALDEVTDVDVPATVVDWLETTAGVDEGETAEATT, from the coding sequence GTGAAGGTCGGCATCCTCTACTCCCGGATCCGCCGGGACGAGAAGCTCCTGCTGAACGAGCTGCGTGAGCGCGACCACGAGGTCGTCAAAGTCGACGTGCGCAAGCAGCGCTTCGGGCTCTCGGAACCGCCCGAGGACATGCGCGGCGTCGACGTGCTCGTCGACCGCTGTCTGGCGACGAGCCGCTCGCTGTACGCGACGGAGTTCGCCGACGCCTACGACATCCCGGTCGTCAACAGCGCCCACACGGCGGAGGTCTGTGCGAACAAGGTGAAAAACAGTCTCGCGCTGGAGAAGGCGGGCGTCCCGACGCCGGCGACCGACGTGGCGTTCACCAAAGACGCTGCCCTCGAAAGTATCGAGGACTTCGGCTATCCGTGCGTCCTCAAGCCCGTGATCGGGTCGTGGGGGCGGCTGATGGCGAAGATCGACTCCCGGTCGGCCGCGGAGGCGATCCTCGAACACAAGGAGACCCTGGGCCACTACGAGCACAAGGTGTTCTACATCCAGGAGTTCGTCGACAAGCCGGGCCGGGACATCCGTATCGTCGCGGTCGACGGCGAGCCGGTCGCCGGCATGGTCCGCTCGTCGGACCACTGGCTGACCAACGCCGCCAAGGGTGCCGAGACCGCGGAGATCGAGATCACGCCGGAGATGGAAGAACTGGTGACCAAGGCCAGCGACGCCGTCGGCGGCGGGCTGCTGGGGATCGACCTCATGGAGACCGGTGTGAGCGAGGACGGCGACCCCTCGGGCTACACCGTCCACGAGGTCAACCACACCGTCGAGTTCAAGGCGCTCGACGAGGTCACCGACGTCGACGTGCCGGCGACGGTCGTCGACTGGCTGGAGACCACCGCCGGCGTCGACGAGGGCGAGACCGCAGAGGCGACGACATGA
- the argC gene encoding N-acetyl-gamma-glutamyl-phosphate reductase, protein MSQYTASVVGGTGFTGGELLRLLAGHPEFEVVQATSRSKENKTVGHAHPNLRDLDLRFSSPEDLESVDALFAATPHGVSMEQIDEFQDAAETVVDLSADFRLDTEAQYDEWYDGHTRPELLDESVYALPELTRDELPGADLVASGGCNATATILGLKPLVEEGILTDDEQIVVDVKVGSSEGGAGGGEASSHPERSGVVRPYAPTGHRHEAEIEQFLGLDVSFTVHAVDMIRGASATCHVFPGEPVSKGDLWGAYRGEYEDEPFVELVAGGGGVYRYPEPKAVAGTNRAEVGFELDPGNRRLVVFSAIDNMMKGSAGQAVHAANVAFGIEETAGLEFGGLHPVGAP, encoded by the coding sequence ATGAGCCAGTACACCGCGTCGGTCGTCGGCGGCACGGGCTTCACGGGCGGCGAGTTGCTCCGCCTGCTCGCGGGCCACCCCGAGTTCGAAGTCGTCCAGGCAACGAGCCGCTCGAAGGAGAACAAGACGGTGGGTCACGCCCACCCGAACCTCCGCGACCTGGACCTGCGCTTTTCATCCCCGGAGGATCTGGAGAGCGTCGACGCGCTGTTCGCCGCGACGCCACACGGCGTCTCGATGGAGCAGATAGACGAGTTTCAGGACGCCGCGGAGACGGTCGTCGACCTCTCGGCGGACTTCCGCCTGGATACGGAAGCCCAGTACGACGAGTGGTACGACGGGCACACGCGCCCGGAGCTGCTCGACGAGTCCGTCTACGCGTTGCCCGAACTGACGCGCGACGAACTCCCGGGCGCGGATCTCGTCGCCTCGGGCGGCTGTAACGCCACGGCGACGATCCTCGGACTCAAGCCGCTGGTCGAGGAGGGCATTCTCACCGACGACGAGCAGATAGTGGTCGACGTGAAGGTCGGCTCCTCGGAGGGCGGGGCAGGGGGCGGCGAAGCCTCCTCCCACCCCGAGCGGTCGGGCGTCGTCCGCCCGTATGCGCCGACGGGACACCGCCACGAGGCCGAGATCGAGCAGTTCCTCGGCCTGGACGTCTCCTTTACCGTCCACGCGGTGGACATGATCCGCGGCGCGAGCGCGACCTGTCACGTCTTCCCGGGCGAGCCCGTCTCGAAGGGCGACCTGTGGGGGGCGTATCGCGGCGAGTACGAGGACGAACCGTTCGTCGAGCTCGTGGCGGGCGGCGGCGGGGTGTATCGCTACCCCGAGCCCAAGGCGGTCGCGGGGACGAATCGCGCGGAGGTCGGGTTCGAGCTCGACCCCGGAAACAGGCGTCTCGTCGTCTTCTCGGCGATCGACAACATGATGAAGGGCTCGGCGGGGCAGGCGGTCCACGCCGCCAACGTCGCCTTCGGTATCGAGGAGACCGCGGGGCTGGAGTTCGGGGGCCTCCACCCGGTCGGCGCCCCCTGA
- a CDS encoding acetylglutamate/acetylaminoadipate kinase, which produces MTTVVKIGGARAVDPAGALADVASLREDGESVAVVHGGSTAVDETLERLGIEPEYVETPSGVVGRFTDEDTMEVFEMVFGHLNTQLVAGLQSQGVDAVGLNGVDGKLLYGPRKSAVRVLEDGTRKIRRGDHSGTIKQVNAELLETLFDDGYTPVASPPMAGKDDDEVVPVNTDADRSAAHIAGAVEATLVLLTDVEGIYADPDDPDTLIESVETGEEWADLEDAAEGFMERKVMAIEEAIEGGAEEVVVADANAGDPILSALSGGGTHVYASALDTADSSEEDSQ; this is translated from the coding sequence GTGACTACAGTCGTCAAGATCGGCGGCGCTCGCGCGGTCGACCCCGCGGGCGCTCTGGCGGACGTTGCATCGTTGCGTGAGGACGGAGAGAGCGTCGCGGTCGTTCACGGCGGTTCGACGGCCGTCGACGAGACGCTCGAACGGCTCGGCATCGAACCGGAGTACGTCGAGACCCCCTCGGGCGTCGTCGGCCGGTTCACCGACGAGGACACCATGGAAGTGTTCGAGATGGTGTTCGGCCACCTCAACACGCAACTGGTCGCGGGACTGCAGAGCCAGGGCGTCGACGCCGTCGGGCTCAACGGGGTGGACGGGAAGCTCCTGTACGGGCCGCGCAAGTCCGCCGTTCGCGTGCTAGAAGACGGGACTCGCAAGATCCGCCGGGGCGACCACTCGGGGACGATCAAGCAGGTCAACGCGGAGTTGCTGGAGACGCTGTTCGACGACGGTTACACGCCGGTCGCGAGTCCGCCGATGGCGGGCAAGGACGACGACGAGGTCGTGCCGGTCAACACGGACGCAGACCGCTCGGCGGCCCACATCGCCGGTGCGGTCGAGGCGACGCTCGTCCTACTGACCGACGTGGAGGGTATCTACGCGGACCCCGACGACCCCGACACACTCATCGAGTCCGTCGAGACCGGTGAGGAGTGGGCGGACCTCGAAGACGCCGCCGAAGGGTTCATGGAGCGCAAGGTGATGGCTATCGAAGAGGCCATCGAGGGCGGCGCCGAGGAAGTGGTAGTCGCGGACGCAAACGCCGGCGACCCTATCCTGTCGGCCCTGTCCGGCGGCGGGACGCACGTGTACGCGTCGGCGCTCGACACTGCGGACAGTTCGGAGGAGGATTCACAATGA
- a CDS encoding aspartate aminotransferase family protein, with protein sequence MSGFVFSEKPIQIEEGDGSLLYDDSGTEYLDFGASYACVPLGHGHEAVHDAVTEQFEKLTYVQASYPNASRTALYDLLADTAPGDVDYTWLCNSGTEANEAALKFARAATGNSKIVATMQGFHGRTMGALATTWKSKYKKPYEPLMGDVEFVPYGDSEAMADAIDDETAAVIVEPVQGEGGINPGTREFLQTARVETATSGAALIFDEVQTGMGRTGTLWASEWADVVPDMITAAKGLGNGFPVGATLCREWIADNYGSHASTFSGGPVISAAAGATVSTIVEEEIPTHAREVGDYMIGELEAAVGDQVRDVRGEGLMIGVEVGRGANRALKELAITHNVLALPAGRTVVRFLPPLTVTEEEVDQVVDATAEVVGDE encoded by the coding sequence ATGAGCGGATTCGTCTTTTCAGAGAAACCGATCCAGATCGAGGAGGGCGACGGCAGCCTCCTCTACGACGACAGCGGTACAGAGTACCTCGACTTCGGCGCGAGCTACGCCTGCGTCCCGCTGGGCCACGGCCACGAGGCGGTCCACGACGCGGTGACCGAGCAGTTCGAGAAGTTGACCTACGTGCAGGCGTCGTACCCCAACGCTTCGCGGACGGCGCTGTACGACCTGCTGGCCGACACCGCGCCGGGCGACGTGGACTACACGTGGCTCTGTAACTCCGGGACCGAGGCCAACGAGGCGGCGCTGAAGTTCGCCCGTGCGGCCACCGGGAACTCGAAGATCGTCGCGACGATGCAGGGGTTCCACGGTCGGACGATGGGCGCGCTCGCGACGACCTGGAAGAGCAAGTACAAGAAGCCCTACGAGCCGCTGATGGGCGACGTAGAGTTCGTCCCGTACGGGGACAGCGAGGCGATGGCCGACGCTATCGACGACGAGACAGCCGCCGTCATCGTCGAACCCGTCCAGGGGGAGGGCGGCATCAATCCAGGGACCAGAGAGTTCCTCCAGACGGCTCGCGTCGAGACGGCGACCAGCGGTGCGGCGCTGATCTTCGACGAGGTTCAGACCGGGATGGGCCGCACGGGGACGCTGTGGGCCTCCGAGTGGGCCGACGTGGTCCCGGACATGATCACCGCGGCCAAGGGCCTCGGAAACGGGTTCCCGGTCGGCGCGACGCTCTGTCGCGAGTGGATCGCCGACAACTACGGCTCGCACGCGTCGACGTTCTCGGGCGGCCCGGTCATCTCGGCGGCCGCGGGCGCGACCGTCTCGACCATCGTCGAGGAAGAGATCCCGACCCACGCTCGCGAAGTCGGCGATTACATGATCGGCGAACTCGAAGCGGCCGTCGGCGACCAGGTTCGCGACGTGCGCGGCGAGGGTCTGATGATCGGCGTCGAAGTCGGTCGTGGCGCAAACCGCGCGCTGAAGGAACTCGCGATAACCCACAACGTCCTCGCACTCCCCGCGGGCCGGACCGTCGTGCGATTCCTCCCGCCGCTGACGGTCACCGAGGAGGAGGTCGATCAGGTGGTCGACGCCACGGCGGAGGTCGTCGGCGATGAGTGA
- a CDS encoding [LysW]-lysine hydrolase, translated as MSESAGEPEDATASVPVDEDARDLLIDVVDTPSVTGEEAEAAEVLADFFEAHDREVWVDDVGNVRAPADDSVLLTSHIDTVPGDIPVRVEEGEAGEQVLWGRGSVDAKGPLCSMAVAAVRTGASFVGVVGEEVDSRGARHLVEDRDAEPGAVINGEPSGWDGITLGYRGLLGGTYVATSESGHSSRPENNAIQDAIGWWSAVEEEFGHDDWVPVFERVTAKPISFEGGITDDGLSVEATADVQLRVPPEYTTEEVREIADGHLTNGTVHWHDAVEPVMMNPRTAAARAFRAAVRQVGGDPRLLRKTGTSDMNVYAQEWDCPMVTYGPGDSDLDHAPDEHVSLAEYDRAVAVLETATEQLQS; from the coding sequence ATGAGTGAGAGCGCCGGCGAACCCGAGGACGCGACCGCGTCGGTTCCCGTCGACGAGGACGCGCGCGACCTCCTGATCGACGTGGTCGACACGCCCTCGGTGACCGGGGAGGAGGCCGAGGCCGCAGAGGTGCTCGCCGACTTCTTCGAGGCCCACGACCGCGAGGTGTGGGTGGACGACGTGGGCAACGTCCGCGCGCCGGCCGACGACAGCGTCCTCCTGACCTCCCACATCGACACCGTTCCGGGCGACATCCCGGTGCGCGTCGAGGAGGGTGAGGCGGGCGAGCAGGTGCTGTGGGGTCGCGGGAGCGTCGACGCGAAGGGGCCGCTGTGCTCGATGGCCGTCGCGGCCGTCCGCACGGGCGCGTCGTTCGTCGGCGTCGTCGGCGAGGAGGTCGACTCCCGGGGCGCCCGACACCTCGTCGAGGACCGCGACGCCGAGCCCGGCGCCGTGATCAACGGCGAGCCCTCCGGCTGGGACGGTATCACGCTCGGCTATCGGGGATTGCTGGGCGGGACGTACGTCGCGACCTCGGAGTCGGGCCACTCCTCGCGACCGGAGAACAACGCGATCCAGGACGCTATCGGCTGGTGGTCGGCGGTCGAGGAGGAGTTCGGCCACGACGACTGGGTCCCGGTCTTCGAGCGGGTGACGGCCAAGCCGATCAGTTTCGAGGGCGGGATCACCGACGACGGGCTCTCGGTCGAGGCGACGGCGGACGTGCAACTGCGCGTTCCGCCCGAATACACGACCGAGGAAGTGCGAGAGATCGCAGACGGCCACCTCACCAACGGAACCGTCCACTGGCACGACGCGGTCGAGCCGGTGATGATGAACCCGCGAACGGCTGCGGCACGAGCCTTCCGCGCGGCGGTCCGGCAGGTCGGCGGCGACCCTCGCCTGTTGCGCAAGACCGGCACAAGTGATATGAACGTCTACGCACAGGAGTGGGACTGTCCGATGGTGACCTACGGACCCGGTGATTCCGACCTGGACCACGCGCCAGACGAGCACGTCTCCCTCGCGGAGTACGACCGCGCAGTGGCCGTGTTGGAGACCGCGACGGAGCAACTCCAATCATGA
- the argF gene encoding ornithine carbamoyltransferase — MNFLDVDDLTTGELAAVLDRAAAIKADYRDSGASDLLEGQTLGMIFEKPSTRTRVSFETGMTQLGGHAVFLGPDDIGLHGREPVKDIARALGRYVDFVMARVYDHADVVELGEYAEVPVINALTDDAHPCQTLADLLTIREHFDEDVSVAWVGDGNNVCQSFVLGAAMSGLDLTVATPEGYGVDDGVLKRAEGLGTAPATTTDPEAAIAGADVVYTDVWVSMGQEDERAEKLEAFEGFGITPERLGDRKLMHCLPAHRGEEVTDAVIERDDAIVWDQAENRLHAQKGLLAWLAEQE; from the coding sequence ATGAACTTCCTCGACGTCGACGACCTCACGACCGGTGAACTGGCGGCCGTCCTCGACCGCGCGGCGGCGATCAAGGCCGACTACCGCGACAGCGGCGCGAGCGACCTGCTCGAGGGCCAGACACTCGGCATGATCTTCGAGAAGCCCTCCACGCGGACCAGAGTCTCCTTCGAGACCGGCATGACCCAGCTGGGCGGTCACGCCGTCTTCCTCGGTCCGGACGACATCGGCCTGCACGGTCGCGAGCCCGTGAAAGACATCGCGCGGGCGCTCGGTCGTTACGTCGACTTCGTGATGGCCCGCGTGTACGACCACGCCGACGTGGTCGAACTCGGCGAGTACGCCGAGGTGCCCGTCATCAACGCGTTGACCGACGACGCCCACCCCTGCCAGACGCTCGCCGATCTCTTGACCATCCGGGAGCACTTCGACGAGGACGTCTCGGTCGCGTGGGTCGGCGACGGCAACAACGTCTGTCAGTCGTTCGTCCTCGGCGCGGCGATGTCCGGGCTCGATCTCACGGTCGCCACCCCCGAGGGGTACGGCGTCGACGACGGCGTGCTCAAACGCGCCGAGGGGCTCGGCACCGCCCCGGCGACGACGACCGATCCGGAGGCCGCCATCGCCGGCGCGGACGTGGTGTACACGGACGTGTGGGTCAGCATGGGCCAGGAGGACGAGCGCGCGGAGAAACTGGAGGCCTTCGAGGGGTTCGGGATCACGCCCGAACGCCTGGGCGATCGCAAACTGATGCACTGCCTGCCGGCCCACCGCGGCGAGGAGGTCACCGACGCAGTCATCGAGCGCGACGACGCCATCGTCTGGGATCAGGCGGAGAACCGCCTGCACGCCCAGAAGGGACTGCTGGCGTGGCTTGCCGAGCAGGAATAG
- a CDS encoding DUF5518 domain-containing protein, with the protein MASTATNASERGAVRASGEQRVRRVVDWAVPILLGLYGLAVGFGGAALAVAADRDVIAELVAEGTIVSDVFTDAALVDVTFATARWSGVGLVATGLLSWVAAVAFVAHRRRERARTRGSGAAPTYTWTDAAAGGVVTAVTSFLLPFAPMLGGFAGGYLHRNERTSATRVGGLSGLLAVLPLAVALLFVTAGVAIGALRADAVGVALLVVGVVLVSLLFTALFSGGFGALGGYLAGRLRERDTEDLDEFGGDREEGSFDDERHDHDESTAD; encoded by the coding sequence ATGGCTTCGACAGCGACGAACGCGAGCGAGCGGGGGGCAGTGAGAGCGAGCGGGGAGCAGCGGGTTCGGCGAGTCGTGGACTGGGCGGTGCCGATACTGCTCGGGCTGTACGGGCTGGCGGTAGGCTTCGGCGGGGCGGCGCTGGCGGTAGCGGCGGACCGGGACGTGATCGCCGAGCTGGTGGCCGAGGGGACGATCGTCTCGGACGTGTTCACTGACGCGGCGCTGGTCGACGTGACCTTCGCGACGGCGCGCTGGAGCGGGGTCGGACTCGTCGCGACGGGACTGCTGTCGTGGGTCGCGGCGGTGGCGTTCGTCGCCCATCGGCGTCGCGAGCGCGCTCGGACGCGAGGGTCCGGAGCCGCCCCGACGTACACGTGGACCGACGCGGCGGCGGGCGGCGTGGTGACGGCGGTCACCTCGTTTTTGTTGCCGTTCGCGCCGATGCTGGGCGGGTTCGCCGGTGGCTATCTCCACCGCAACGAGCGGACGAGCGCGACGCGAGTCGGTGGGCTGTCGGGGCTACTGGCGGTCCTGCCGCTGGCGGTGGCGCTGCTGTTCGTGACCGCGGGCGTCGCGATCGGAGCCCTGCGGGCCGACGCGGTCGGCGTCGCGCTACTGGTCGTCGGCGTCGTCCTCGTGTCGCTGCTGTTCACGGCGCTGTTCTCGGGCGGGTTCGGCGCGCTCGGTGGCTACCTCGCGGGCCGACTCCGCGAACGCGACACCGAGGACCTCGACGAGTTCGGCGGGGACCGCGAGGAGGGCAGCTTCGACGACGAACGACACGACCACGACGAATCGACCGCCGACTGA
- a CDS encoding DUF5789 family protein produces the protein MRITETRQLFTDSCEYPTDAATVADRVGDVEIEAPTGDTTTVEAVLSRSNVGTYESADDVYTAVMGNLDDSFIGLKYYDDRGDNQPHPHRTWH, from the coding sequence ATGCGGATCACAGAAACGCGGCAACTGTTCACGGACTCGTGTGAGTATCCGACCGACGCGGCGACGGTCGCCGACCGGGTCGGTGACGTGGAGATCGAAGCGCCGACGGGGGATACGACGACGGTCGAGGCGGTGCTGTCGCGGTCGAACGTCGGCACCTACGAGTCGGCCGACGACGTGTACACGGCGGTGATGGGCAACCTCGACGACTCCTTCATCGGGCTGAAGTACTACGACGACCGCGGCGACAACCAGCCCCACCCCCACCGCACCTGGCACTGA
- a CDS encoding helix-turn-helix domain-containing protein: MVEADPSPQRFRELMLDEQPGFADVLACVFNIQEHEVRTFLTLQDHSGSTVAELADQLERDRSNVNRSLSTLREKGLAERERRLLDGGGHVYQYSATPLPEARELMHETLDEWTAYVHERIDEFGEEDL, encoded by the coding sequence ATGGTCGAGGCGGACCCTTCACCCCAGCGGTTTCGCGAGTTGATGCTCGACGAACAGCCGGGTTTCGCGGACGTGCTCGCCTGCGTCTTCAATATTCAGGAACACGAGGTTCGGACCTTCCTGACCCTGCAGGACCACTCGGGAAGCACCGTCGCCGAACTGGCCGACCAGCTCGAACGCGACCGCAGCAACGTCAACCGCTCGCTGTCGACGCTCCGCGAGAAGGGGCTGGCCGAGCGCGAGCGGCGGCTGCTCGACGGCGGCGGCCACGTCTACCAGTACTCGGCGACGCCGCTGCCCGAAGCCCGCGAACTGATGCACGAGACACTCGACGAGTGGACCGCCTACGTCCACGAACGCATCGACGAGTTCGGCGAAGAAGACCTCTGA
- the thrC gene encoding threonine synthase, whose amino-acid sequence MSAHLDLDESEPAVATDGVWLTCIECGETFDPFAEIRYTCDDCDGLLEVRYADLPTWDDFGTGGSPESGPYGVWRYSDALPFEEGVSLPEGGTPLHYVPSIEDDVGVNNLRIKHEGMNPTGSFKDRGMTVGVRVAKEVGVDRLACASTGNTSAALAAYGARGGMETLVLLPAGKVAAGKVAQASLHGARILEVDGNFDSCLDIVQDLAARGEAYLLNSLNPFRLEGQKTIGLEIMERFHADEGTYPDRIVLPVGNAGNTAALYKCFRELRAAGAIDAEDVPKLTGVQAEGAAPMVEAVEEGNDEVRRWDDVETIATAIRIGNPVNAPKALPGIRETGGTAVAVSDEAITEAQRDLAEEGVGVEPASAASVAGLRKLRESGDVSADEDVVCLTTGHLLKDPDAAYEAGGDPEPVPNDTEAVLDHIDEGSSVGETVRRQASKAADSPLLPALVVGGIGLAYLYRKLRSKE is encoded by the coding sequence ATGAGCGCGCACCTGGACCTCGACGAGTCCGAGCCGGCCGTCGCGACGGACGGCGTCTGGCTGACCTGCATCGAGTGCGGCGAGACCTTCGACCCCTTCGCCGAGATCCGCTATACCTGCGACGACTGCGACGGGCTGCTGGAAGTCCGCTACGCCGACCTCCCGACGTGGGACGACTTCGGTACCGGCGGCTCGCCCGAGAGCGGCCCCTACGGCGTCTGGCGCTACTCCGACGCCCTGCCGTTCGAGGAGGGCGTCTCCCTGCCCGAGGGCGGGACGCCGCTGCACTACGTCCCGAGTATCGAGGACGACGTCGGCGTGAACAACCTCCGTATCAAACACGAGGGGATGAACCCGACGGGAAGCTTCAAGGACCGCGGGATGACCGTCGGCGTCCGCGTGGCCAAGGAGGTCGGCGTCGACCGACTGGCCTGCGCTTCGACCGGGAACACCTCCGCGGCGCTCGCCGCCTACGGCGCCCGCGGCGGGATGGAGACGCTCGTGCTCCTGCCTGCCGGCAAGGTCGCAGCCGGGAAGGTCGCCCAGGCGAGCCTCCACGGCGCTCGCATCCTCGAAGTCGACGGCAACTTCGACTCCTGTCTCGACATCGTGCAGGACCTCGCCGCCCGCGGCGAGGCGTACCTGCTCAACTCGCTCAATCCGTTCCGCTTGGAGGGCCAGAAAACGATCGGCCTCGAAATTATGGAGCGGTTCCACGCCGACGAGGGGACCTATCCCGACCGGATCGTCCTGCCCGTCGGCAACGCCGGCAACACCGCCGCGCTGTACAAGTGCTTCCGCGAACTCCGGGCGGCCGGCGCGATCGACGCCGAGGACGTGCCGAAACTCACCGGCGTCCAGGCCGAGGGCGCGGCGCCGATGGTCGAGGCCGTCGAGGAGGGCAACGACGAGGTGCGCCGCTGGGACGACGTCGAGACCATCGCGACGGCTATCCGCATCGGCAACCCCGTCAACGCTCCGAAGGCGCTGCCGGGTATCCGCGAGACCGGCGGCACCGCCGTCGCCGTCTCCGACGAGGCGATCACCGAGGCCCAGCGTGATCTGGCCGAGGAGGGCGTCGGCGTCGAGCCCGCCTCCGCCGCGTCCGTCGCCGGCCTCCGCAAACTCCGCGAGTCCGGCGACGTTAGCGCCGACGAGGACGTGGTCTGTCTCACGACCGGCCACCTGCTCAAGGACCCCGACGCCGCCTACGAGGCCGGCGGCGACCCCGAGCCAGTCCCCAACGACACCGAAGCCGTGCTGGACCACATCGACGAGGGGTCGTCGGTCGGCGAGACCGTTCGCCGACAGGCGTCGAAGGCCGCCGACTCGCCGCTGCTCCCGGCGCTGGTCGTCGGGGGGATCGGTCTGGCGTACCTCTACCGGAAGCTCCGATCGAAGGAGTAG
- a CDS encoding creatininase family protein — MYLGDHTWPELGEYFAEESLALVPLGSTEQHGPHLPESTDHRIAQALAREAAERTGYLCTPTINVGVSPHHRQFNGTMWVEPGVFRDYVESLTRNLTYHGVDRVIFVNAHGGNVEHLREVGRRVRDDEVAYAVEWMWDESIPDLVDDIFEYNGPHGGPKETAMMLHIDEDLVREDQFERARDEGIRDVEHFEGLRKHGARTFYDAIDNTESGVLGDQTDATREKGEQLFEAASEQLVKLAEWLDDQPFEDLMPRDHV; from the coding sequence ATGTACCTCGGAGACCACACCTGGCCGGAACTGGGCGAGTACTTCGCCGAGGAGTCGCTGGCGCTCGTCCCCCTCGGATCGACCGAGCAGCACGGCCCCCACCTCCCCGAGTCGACCGACCACCGCATCGCCCAAGCGCTCGCCCGCGAGGCCGCCGAACGGACGGGCTATCTATGCACCCCCACGATCAACGTCGGCGTCAGTCCCCACCACCGCCAGTTCAACGGCACGATGTGGGTCGAGCCCGGCGTCTTCCGCGACTACGTCGAGTCGCTCACCCGGAATCTCACCTACCACGGCGTCGACCGCGTGATCTTCGTCAACGCCCACGGCGGCAACGTCGAACACCTCCGCGAAGTGGGCCGTCGGGTCCGCGACGACGAGGTCGCCTACGCCGTCGAGTGGATGTGGGACGAGTCCATCCCCGACCTCGTCGACGACATCTTCGAGTACAACGGCCCCCACGGCGGACCCAAGGAGACCGCGATGATGCTCCACATCGACGAGGACCTGGTGCGAGAGGACCAGTTCGAGCGCGCCCGCGACGAGGGCATCCGCGACGTCGAGCACTTCGAGGGCCTCCGCAAGCACGGCGCTCGCACCTTCTACGACGCCATCGACAACACCGAGAGCGGCGTGCTCGGCGACCAGACCGACGCGACCAGGGAGAAAGGCGAGCAGCTGTTCGAAGCCGCTTCGGAGCAGTTGGTGAAACTCGCCGAGTGGCTCGACGACCAGCCCTTCGAGGATCTCATGCCCCGCGACCACGTTTGA
- a CDS encoding class I SAM-dependent methyltransferase, translating into MDDGSTDESPGAATPETGDALGAMLREYHGGGEGVELIERDDGWIGISAGGAFYFADYDEWPEPDRRALDRVEGRVLDVGCGAGRAALALQERGHDVTAIDVSPGAVEVARDRGVEDARVVDIADVADEFDPGTFDTVLMLGNNFGLVGTAETAPDRLRNLATVATDDATLVAQSRDPVATDDEAHLAYHEYNRERGRLPGALRMRVRHERLATPWFDYLMAAPDTMAELTSDTPWDLVDTIEPEEGLDPAGGDYVGLLTVER; encoded by the coding sequence ATGGACGACGGTTCGACCGACGAATCGCCCGGTGCGGCGACGCCCGAAACCGGCGACGCCCTCGGTGCGATGCTCCGGGAGTACCACGGGGGCGGCGAGGGCGTGGAACTGATCGAACGAGACGACGGCTGGATCGGGATCAGTGCGGGCGGCGCGTTCTACTTCGCCGACTACGACGAGTGGCCCGAGCCCGACCGGCGGGCGCTCGACCGCGTCGAGGGGCGAGTCCTCGACGTGGGCTGTGGCGCGGGTCGCGCGGCGCTGGCCCTCCAAGAGCGCGGTCACGACGTGACCGCCATCGACGTGTCGCCAGGCGCGGTCGAGGTGGCTCGCGACCGCGGCGTCGAGGACGCTCGCGTCGTGGACATCGCCGACGTGGCCGACGAGTTCGACCCCGGCACCTTCGACACGGTGCTCATGCTGGGCAACAACTTCGGGCTCGTGGGCACGGCCGAGACCGCGCCCGACCGCCTCCGGAATCTCGCGACGGTGGCGACCGACGACGCGACGCTCGTCGCACAGAGCCGCGATCCGGTCGCGACCGACGACGAGGCGCACCTCGCGTACCACGAGTACAACCGCGAGCGCGGTCGGCTCCCGGGCGCGCTCCGGATGCGCGTCCGCCACGAGCGGCTCGCGACGCCGTGGTTCGACTACCTCATGGCCGCGCCCGACACGATGGCCGAGCTGACCAGCGACACCCCCTGGGACCTCGTCGACACGATCGAACCCGAGGAGGGGCTGGACCCGGCGGGCGGCGACTACGTCGGGCTCCTGACGGTCGAACGCTGA